A single genomic interval of Romboutsia ilealis harbors:
- a CDS encoding YitT family protein, producing the protein MKKNNFADIAKEYTLLTLGVVLVAFGIQYFYAPNEIAGGGLSGMALVISHYIPSLSVGTIIMIGNIILFAISFILIGGDFGFKTIYASFMLSFVMDFMEKVLHSYALTTNMLLAIMFGTIIIATGLGIAFAINASTGGTDILAKILNKYSTFNIGISLLLVDLFVVVCGGVTFGLDKGIYSLLAVIANGLIVDAVIAKIEKVKSNKIELKSEKAA; encoded by the coding sequence ATGAAGAAAAATAATTTCGCTGATATAGCAAAAGAATATACTTTACTAACTTTAGGTGTTGTACTAGTTGCTTTTGGAATACAATATTTTTATGCACCGAATGAAATCGCCGGTGGAGGTTTAAGTGGAATGGCTCTAGTAATTAGTCATTATATACCTAGTTTATCAGTTGGAACAATAATCATGATAGGAAACATAATATTATTTGCTATATCGTTTATTTTAATAGGCGGGGATTTTGGATTTAAAACTATATACGCTAGTTTTATGTTGTCATTTGTAATGGATTTTATGGAGAAAGTACTTCATTCGTATGCATTAACAACTAACATGCTTTTAGCAATAATGTTTGGAACTATAATAATAGCAACAGGATTAGGGATAGCATTTGCTATTAATGCTTCTACTGGAGGAACTGATATACTTGCTAAAATATTAAATAAATACTCTACCTTTAATATAGGAATATCATTATTATTAGTAGATTTATTTGTTGTAGTATGTGGTGGAGTAACATTTGGGTTAGATAAAGGTATATATTCATTGTTAGCTGTTATAGCAAATGGATTAATAGTAGACGCTGTAATAGCTAAAATAGAGAAGGTAAAATCTAATAAAATAGAACTAAAAAGTGAAAAAGCAGCATAG
- a CDS encoding vitamin B12 dependent-methionine synthase activation domain-containing protein, which translates to MERNFVNSIDIDKKEVLRYLEYNGQHIDEKLDYIIDECIKITKEKINPRYTLGVYSILKEKIDNSYQIKFKDSNISIKSKDLCKLLDSCRQCIVLSTTLGIDIEKQIKINSYSNLTKSIIIDACATTAIEEFCDILQRNIEEKLRKEGKYITNRYSPGYGDLPIHINEDIINLLNTSKKIGLTITKDKIMIPRKSVIAIIGITENKKTYKQKSCLECSNYNTCKYKKEGDNYGCKRIHKK; encoded by the coding sequence TTGGAAAGAAACTTTGTTAATTCAATAGATATAGATAAAAAGGAAGTTTTAAGATATTTAGAATACAATGGTCAACATATAGATGAAAAATTAGACTACATAATAGATGAGTGCATAAAAATAACTAAAGAAAAAATAAACCCTCGATATACTTTGGGGGTTTATTCTATATTAAAAGAGAAGATAGATAATAGCTACCAAATAAAATTTAAAGATAGTAACATATCTATAAAAAGCAAAGATTTATGTAAACTATTAGATAGTTGTAGACAATGCATTGTACTATCAACTACTTTAGGAATAGATATAGAAAAGCAAATCAAAATAAATTCATACTCAAATCTTACAAAAAGCATTATAATTGATGCTTGTGCAACCACAGCAATAGAAGAATTTTGTGATATACTACAACGTAACATAGAAGAGAAATTAAGAAAAGAAGGCAAATACATAACTAATAGATATAGTCCAGGCTATGGAGATTTACCAATACATATAAATGAAGATATTATAAATTTATTAAATACATCGAAGAAAATAGGTTTAACTATAACTAAAGATAAAATTATGATACCTAGAAAATCAGTTATTGCAATAATAGGTATAACAGAAAATAAAAAAACGTATAAACAAAAATCGTGTTTAGAATGTTCTAACTATAATACCTGCAAATATAAAAAAGAGGGTGATAATTATGGATGTAAGAGAATACATAAAAAATAA
- a CDS encoding DUF488 domain-containing protein yields MEIFTIGHSNYNVEKLIDMLRYYNINCVVDIRGTPYSKYNVQYNKETIRQTLINEGFVYIYMAKEFAAKRENKESYNNEGYSDFEKVIYEEDFKNGIKRLKIGCEKGYRIALLGAMQDPIRCHRSILVGRALVDNGFIVKHILDDYSIASQDDIEKSILEKYFEDRNQITIDYLLGTDKSEEEMIKEAYRLANKEIGYRIERLDIKNDKL; encoded by the coding sequence ATGGAAATATTTACTATAGGACATTCAAATTATAATGTAGAGAAGTTAATAGATATGTTAAGATATTATAATATAAATTGTGTTGTAGATATTAGAGGAACTCCGTATTCAAAATATAATGTTCAATATAATAAAGAAACAATAAGACAGACATTGATAAATGAAGGTTTCGTATATATTTATATGGCTAAGGAATTCGCTGCAAAGAGAGAAAATAAAGAGTCATATAATAATGAGGGTTATTCAGATTTTGAAAAAGTTATATATGAGGAAGATTTTAAAAATGGAATAAAACGACTAAAAATTGGATGTGAAAAAGGATATAGAATAGCACTTTTAGGGGCTATGCAGGATCCAATTAGATGTCATAGAAGTATATTAGTGGGACGAGCTTTAGTAGACAATGGATTTATAGTTAAACATATATTAGATGACTATTCTATAGCATCACAAGATGATATAGAAAAAAGTATTTTAGAAAAGTATTTTGAAGACAGAAATCAAATAACAATAGATTATTTACTAGGAACAGATAAAAGTGAAGAGGAAATGATAAAAGAAGCTTATAGACTAGCGAATAAAGAAATTGGGTATAGAATAGAGCGTTTAGATATAAAGAATGACAAGTTGTGA
- a CDS encoding S-ribosylhomocysteine lyase: MQKVESFKLDHTKVKAPYIRKCCELKGAKGDKVTKFDLRFLQPNEEAFGTAAMHGLEHLLATYLRETLDDIIDLSPMGCRTGFYLIMWGEVESQTVKDGLEKALKMVLEATEIPAATRVECGNYKDLSLFGAKEYAKEVLEKGFSLNIYGD, translated from the coding sequence ATGCAAAAAGTAGAAAGTTTTAAACTAGATCATACAAAAGTAAAAGCTCCTTATATAAGAAAATGTTGTGAACTTAAAGGGGCTAAAGGAGATAAGGTTACAAAATTTGATTTAAGATTTTTACAACCAAATGAAGAAGCTTTTGGAACAGCAGCAATGCACGGATTAGAGCATTTATTAGCTACTTATTTAAGAGAAACTTTAGATGATATAATTGATTTATCTCCAATGGGATGCAGAACTGGATTTTATTTAATAATGTGGGGAGAAGTTGAATCACAAACAGTTAAAGATGGATTAGAAAAAGCATTAAAAATGGTTTTAGAAGCAACTGAAATACCAGCAGCTACTAGAGTAGAATGTGGAAACTACAAGGATTTATCTTTATTTGGTGCTAAAGAATATGCAAAAGAAGTTCTAGAAAAGGGATTCTCTCTTAATATATATGGAGATTAA
- a CDS encoding MFS transporter: MQQATDVKTTNVKRNKRYFIVFICVLIQAIPYCIAQNLQSQMQTPVSQSGVVSEIGFTLLYFSGTLPALFNPAIAKVYDKLKIKYIYVLGLTIAGLGFASYGLAQNAIMFNASAICTQIGTILFTVLSLPIMMDHWFPGEGKGTALGIALAGGSLGNVFLQPVTVNLLANLGWRGTYIALGAAIIIIGVPLALLFIRFPKSDEVVVATSSNKSNGKPARAKFDGLSDKENDKNPIFWIFCAGCALMCFAVVSVSTQAIPVLGQKGFEPAKLGVAGSIFGVACLIGNVAGGKLFDKLGSFVPMVISGISTIAALLIMAFMPNGSAIGFLVPICSGLTVYTITSAPAFMPADVFGQKDGTMKMAKVGMSYALGCSISPLLFSTISSKIGLIASCILFIVVGVVGYGLNLYAQIQAKKMFAQK, translated from the coding sequence ATGCAACAAGCTACAGACGTAAAAACTACAAATGTAAAAAGAAATAAAAGATATTTTATAGTATTCATTTGTGTGTTAATTCAAGCAATACCATATTGTATAGCTCAAAACTTACAAAGTCAGATGCAAACACCAGTATCTCAATCAGGTGTAGTAAGTGAGATAGGATTTACATTATTATACTTTTCAGGAACACTTCCAGCATTATTCAATCCAGCAATAGCTAAAGTGTATGATAAGTTAAAAATTAAATACATCTATGTACTAGGATTAACAATAGCTGGTTTAGGATTCGCATCATACGGGCTTGCTCAAAATGCGATAATGTTTAATGCAAGTGCAATCTGTACACAAATAGGTACAATATTATTCACAGTTTTATCATTACCAATAATGATGGATCATTGGTTCCCAGGCGAAGGTAAAGGTACAGCATTAGGAATAGCATTAGCAGGTGGATCATTAGGTAACGTGTTCTTACAACCAGTAACAGTTAATTTATTAGCTAACCTTGGATGGAGAGGAACATATATAGCATTAGGAGCAGCTATTATAATAATAGGTGTGCCACTAGCATTATTATTTATAAGATTCCCAAAATCAGACGAAGTTGTAGTAGCAACATCATCTAATAAGTCAAATGGAAAACCAGCAAGAGCAAAATTTGATGGTTTATCAGATAAAGAAAATGATAAAAATCCAATATTCTGGATTTTCTGTGCAGGATGTGCATTAATGTGCTTCGCAGTTGTTTCAGTGTCAACACAAGCAATACCAGTATTAGGACAAAAAGGATTTGAACCAGCAAAATTAGGAGTTGCAGGTTCAATATTCGGAGTAGCATGTTTAATAGGTAATGTAGCAGGTGGTAAATTATTCGATAAACTAGGATCATTTGTTCCAATGGTTATATCAGGAATATCTACAATTGCAGCATTATTAATAATGGCATTTATGCCAAATGGAAGTGCAATAGGATTCTTAGTACCTATATGTTCAGGATTAACTGTATATACGATAACATCAGCACCAGCATTTATGCCAGCAGATGTATTTGGACAAAAAGATGGAACAATGAAAATGGCAAAAGTAGGTATGTCTTATGCATTAGGTTGTTCAATTTCACCATTATTATTCTCAACTATATCAAGCAAAATAGGGTTAATAGCTTCATGTATCTTATTTATAGTTGTTGGTGTAGTAGGATATGGATTAAATTTATATGCTCAAATACAAGCAAAAAAAATGTTCGCACAAAAATAA
- the tnpA gene encoding IS200/IS605 family transposase: MDNNSLAHSKWNCKYNIVFAPKYRRQIIYGKIKSDIGVILRKLCDHKGVEINEANACKDHIHMLVSIPPKLSVSQFMGYLKGKSSLMIFDRHANLKYKYGNRQFWCKGYYVDTVGRNKKAIEEYIKNQIQEDIIHEQMSLKEYIDPFTGEPVNKAKK, from the coding sequence ATGGACAATAATAGTTTAGCACATAGCAAATGGAATTGTAAATATAATATAGTTTTTGCACCAAAGTATAGAAGGCAGATTATTTATGGAAAAATAAAGTCTGATATTGGTGTTATATTAAGAAAACTTTGTGATCATAAAGGTGTTGAGATAAATGAAGCAAATGCATGTAAAGATCATATACACATGCTTGTAAGTATACCACCAAAACTTAGTGTATCTCAATTTATGGGTTATCTGAAAGGAAAAAGTTCACTGATGATATTTGATAGACATGCAAATTTAAAGTATAAATATGGAAATAGACAGTTTTGGTGTAAAGGGTATTATGTTGATACAGTTGGAAGAAATAAAAAGGCAATTGAAGAATATATAAAAAATCAAATACAAGAGGATATAATTCATGAACAAATGAGTTTAAAGGAATATATTGACCCGTTTACGGGTGAGCCAGTAAATAAAGCAAAAAAATAA
- a CDS encoding homocysteine S-methyltransferase family protein, giving the protein MDVREYIKNNILIFDGAMGTMLQQKGLQIGENPEVFGFKNPDKLIDIHRLYLEAGSNVITTNTFGANELKLDKLGYTVEEIVDNAVNMAKMAIEKSDKSKPRFVALDLGPIGEMLEPIGTLSFDRAYEIFKRQAIQGEKSGANLIIIETMMDLYEAKAAVLAAKENTNLPVFCTMTFDENGRSFTGCMPESMVATIEGLGVDAIGVNCSLGPKQLMPIVEKISKMATVPIIVQANAGLPEIVNGQAIYNVDAEEFFIGVEKFAQLGASIIGGCCGTNPEFIKKISENISILKKVEIEKNNSCVVCSPSKFIEIKAPTVIGERINPTGRKLLKESLINENLDYVINLGLEQIEGGADILNVNIGLPNIDEKRMMPKVIKEIQSVIDVPLQVDSSNIEALEQGLRYYNGKTIANSVNGKEELLNAILPIVKKYGACIVGLTLDEKGIPSTAEGRFKIAEKIVNKALSYGIKREDIFIDCLSLTVSAQQEEALETLKCIKMVKEKLGVKTILGVSNISFGVPNRRALNNTYLNLALSAGLDLPIINPNEEGIMETINAFKVINNIDKGCVKYIEKYSDCKQNNIIKATNDRKNDLSLESIVEHGLKENAKDATLNLLKEYDENYVLDEVLIPSLDMVGKKYDKGEIFLPQLIQSAETVKVSLNTIKETLAKNNTNIVSKGKIIVATVKGDIHDIGKNIVKIMLENYGYEVIDLGKDVPIEEVVNHSKKNNIQLVGLSALMTTTVHSMKETIDALRKEGLNTKVFVGGAVLTEEYAKDMGADYYSKDAKSAVEIAKLNFN; this is encoded by the coding sequence ATGGATGTAAGAGAATACATAAAAAATAATATACTGATATTTGATGGTGCTATGGGGACTATGCTTCAACAAAAGGGATTACAAATAGGTGAGAATCCAGAAGTATTTGGATTTAAAAATCCAGATAAACTAATAGATATACATAGATTATATTTAGAAGCAGGTTCAAATGTAATAACAACTAATACATTTGGAGCTAACGAACTTAAGTTAGATAAACTAGGATACACAGTTGAAGAAATCGTAGATAATGCTGTAAATATGGCTAAGATGGCTATAGAAAAATCTGATAAGTCTAAACCTAGATTTGTAGCATTAGATTTAGGACCTATAGGAGAAATGTTAGAGCCAATAGGTACTTTAAGTTTTGATAGAGCATACGAAATATTTAAAAGGCAAGCTATACAAGGAGAAAAATCAGGTGCAAATTTAATAATTATAGAAACTATGATGGATTTATATGAAGCTAAAGCAGCTGTTTTAGCTGCAAAGGAAAATACAAATTTACCAGTATTTTGTACTATGACTTTTGATGAAAATGGAAGAAGCTTTACTGGTTGTATGCCAGAAAGTATGGTTGCAACTATAGAGGGATTAGGTGTAGATGCTATAGGAGTAAATTGTTCATTAGGACCCAAACAGCTAATGCCTATAGTAGAAAAGATATCAAAAATGGCTACGGTTCCAATAATTGTACAAGCTAATGCAGGACTTCCTGAAATAGTTAATGGTCAAGCAATATATAATGTAGATGCTGAAGAATTTTTTATTGGGGTTGAGAAATTTGCTCAATTAGGAGCATCTATAATAGGTGGATGTTGCGGAACAAATCCAGAATTTATAAAGAAAATTTCAGAAAATATATCAATTCTAAAAAAAGTAGAAATAGAAAAAAATAATAGTTGTGTAGTATGCTCTCCATCAAAATTTATAGAAATAAAAGCTCCAACAGTTATAGGTGAAAGAATAAACCCAACAGGTAGAAAGCTCCTAAAGGAGTCTCTTATAAATGAAAATCTTGATTACGTAATAAATCTAGGATTAGAGCAAATAGAAGGTGGAGCGGATATTTTAAATGTTAATATAGGATTACCCAATATAGACGAAAAAAGGATGATGCCAAAAGTTATAAAAGAAATACAGTCAGTTATAGATGTTCCATTACAAGTGGATTCTTCAAATATAGAGGCATTAGAGCAAGGTTTAAGATATTATAATGGAAAAACTATAGCAAACTCTGTAAATGGAAAAGAAGAATTACTTAATGCTATATTGCCTATAGTAAAAAAATATGGAGCATGTATAGTTGGTCTTACTTTAGATGAAAAAGGTATACCAAGTACAGCAGAAGGTAGATTTAAAATTGCAGAAAAAATAGTAAATAAGGCATTATCTTATGGAATAAAGAGAGAAGATATATTTATAGATTGTCTTTCATTAACAGTTTCAGCTCAACAAGAAGAAGCATTAGAAACTCTAAAATGCATTAAGATGGTAAAAGAAAAATTAGGGGTAAAAACTATATTAGGAGTATCGAATATATCGTTTGGTGTTCCAAATAGAAGGGCTTTAAATAATACATACTTAAATTTAGCTTTATCTGCAGGATTAGATTTACCAATAATAAATCCTAATGAAGAGGGAATAATGGAAACCATAAATGCATTTAAAGTTATAAACAATATAGATAAAGGTTGTGTAAAATACATAGAGAAGTATAGTGATTGTAAGCAAAATAATATTATTAAAGCCACTAATGATAGAAAAAATGATTTATCTTTAGAGAGCATAGTAGAGCATGGTTTAAAAGAAAATGCAAAAGATGCTACATTAAATCTTTTGAAAGAGTACGATGAAAATTATGTATTAGATGAAGTTTTAATTCCATCTTTAGATATGGTAGGAAAAAAATATGATAAAGGTGAAATATTCTTGCCTCAATTAATACAGTCAGCAGAAACTGTAAAAGTTTCTTTGAATACTATAAAAGAGACTTTAGCAAAGAATAATACCAATATAGTATCAAAAGGAAAAATAATAGTAGCAACTGTAAAAGGAGATATTCACGACATAGGTAAAAATATAGTAAAGATAATGCTAGAAAACTATGGATATGAAGTAATTGATCTAGGTAAAGATGTACCTATAGAAGAAGTTGTAAATCACTCAAAGAAAAATAACATACAATTAGTTGGGTTGAGTGCATTAATGACTACAACCGTTCATAGCATGAAAGAAACTATAGATGCACTAAGAAAAGAAGGATTAAATACAAAAGTATTTGTAGGAGGAGCTGTTCTTACTGAAGAATATGCAAAAGATATGGGGGCTGATTATTATTCAAAAGATGCAAAATCGGCAGTAGAAATAGCAAAATTGAACTTTAATTAA
- a CDS encoding tRNA 2-thiocytidine biosynthesis TtcA family protein, which yields MTMQKLLSKARKAIQDFDMIQKNDKIAVGLSGGKDSLTLLHILKNYQRFSPQKFELIAITLNPGGVDNSPLYKLCKDLDIEFHEVQTDIKEIVFDIRKEKNPCSLCANLRRGALNDTAKKLGCTKVALGHHKDDAIETFIMSLFYEGRVNCFSPKTYLDKQGITVIRPMVYIEEYMTKKATKEFNYPVIVNPCPANGSTKRQDVKELLAQLNSTMPGVKKNIFGALNNSEKLFIWDKDKIK from the coding sequence ATGACTATGCAAAAACTTCTTAGTAAGGCTCGTAAAGCTATACAAGATTTTGATATGATACAAAAAAATGATAAAATAGCCGTAGGTCTTTCTGGTGGAAAGGATAGTTTAACATTACTTCACATACTAAAAAACTATCAAAGATTTTCTCCTCAGAAATTTGAACTTATCGCTATAACTTTAAATCCTGGTGGAGTAGATAATTCTCCATTATATAAACTATGTAAGGATTTAGATATAGAATTTCATGAAGTGCAAACAGATATAAAAGAAATAGTTTTTGATATAAGAAAAGAAAAAAATCCATGCTCATTATGTGCTAATTTAAGAAGGGGTGCATTAAATGATACAGCTAAAAAATTAGGTTGTACTAAGGTTGCACTTGGACATCACAAAGATGATGCGATAGAAACATTTATAATGTCTTTATTCTATGAAGGAAGAGTAAATTGTTTTTCACCAAAAACATATCTAGATAAACAAGGCATAACAGTAATAAGACCTATGGTTTACATTGAAGAATATATGACTAAAAAAGCAACTAAAGAATTTAATTATCCAGTTATAGTTAACCCTTGTCCTGCTAATGGTAGTACAAAAAGACAAGATGTTAAAGAACTTTTAGCTCAATTAAATAGTACTATGCCTGGTGTTAAGAAAAACATATTTGGTGCTTTGAATAATAGTGAGAAGCTATTTATATGGGATAAGGATAAAATTAAATAA
- a CDS encoding carbohydrate kinase family protein, with protein MMENGQPYALVFGVSVFDICGFTDRNYRCNDSNPGKVKTSFGGVCRNIAECMARVGVNTKFISILGDDETGNRMMEHSEIMKYDMSESLVVKGGHTPTYMAILDEQGEMVSAVVDMKIIDMFTTDFIDSKSEIIKNSEYMILDSDRPDIVEYIIKTFSGNTKFILDPVSAAKAKNIKHLIKYFHTIKPNRYEAEIMCGFKIKDDEDLRKAGKYFIDLGIKNVFITLDADGIYYNNGIEEGKIKANDVSVVNVTGAGDSFVAGIANGYMNNKNIVDTVKYAITMSTITISTEETIHPDMSHELVKEYMDKINWTKVKYNK; from the coding sequence ATGATGGAAAATGGACAGCCTTATGCATTAGTTTTTGGAGTATCGGTTTTTGATATTTGTGGTTTTACAGATAGAAATTATAGATGCAATGATTCTAATCCTGGTAAAGTAAAGACTTCTTTTGGAGGCGTTTGTAGAAATATCGCTGAATGTATGGCAAGAGTAGGTGTTAATACTAAATTTATATCTATTCTAGGTGATGATGAAACTGGAAATAGAATGATGGAACATTCTGAAATAATGAAGTACGATATGAGTGAATCTTTAGTAGTTAAGGGTGGGCATACACCTACTTATATGGCTATTTTAGATGAGCAAGGTGAAATGGTATCTGCTGTAGTTGATATGAAGATAATAGATATGTTTACTACAGATTTTATAGATTCAAAATCAGAAATAATAAAAAACTCAGAATATATGATACTAGATTCAGATAGACCTGATATAGTTGAATATATAATAAAAACATTTAGTGGAAATACTAAATTTATATTAGACCCAGTATCAGCTGCTAAAGCAAAAAATATAAAGCATCTAATTAAATATTTCCATACTATAAAGCCGAATAGATATGAAGCTGAAATAATGTGCGGATTTAAAATTAAAGATGATGAAGATTTAAGAAAAGCAGGGAAATATTTTATAGATTTAGGCATAAAAAATGTATTTATAACATTAGATGCAGATGGAATATACTATAATAATGGTATAGAAGAAGGAAAAATAAAAGCCAACGATGTATCTGTAGTTAATGTTACAGGTGCAGGTGATTCTTTTGTTGCAGGTATAGCTAATGGATATATGAATAATAAAAATATAGTAGATACTGTAAAATATGCAATAACTATGTCAACAATAACTATATCTACAGAAGAAACAATACATCCAGATATGTCTCATGAATTAGTTAAAGAATATATGGACAAAATAAACTGGACAAAAGTAAAATATAATAAATAA
- a CDS encoding aminopeptidase: MSFEKNLDKYAKLAVKVGVNIQEGQILLVRSPIECAPFVRKVIKHAYEAGAKNVHIEWSDEECTLLKYLHAPDETFNEFPKWISDQYVDIAKEGGAFLTVYAQNPDLLKDVDPQRVANFQKASGIALKEWRSYTLSDKCKWSIVSIPTEAWATKVFPNVSTDEAIDKLWDAIFKCTRVDNEDPVDAWKKHNADLKSRMDFLNNKNFQTLKFKSSKTDLTMELPEGHIWLSGASKDPNGIDFNANIPTEEVFSMPHKFKVNGIVHSTKPLVYGGNIIDDFSLTFKDGKIVDFTAEKGAETLGKLIDTDEGSHYLGEVALVPFRSPISDTNIVFFNTLFDENASCHFAIGSAYNTCIKNGDDIKDDDLDKYGVNSSLTHVDFMIGSNDMNIVGITHEGEEVQVFKDGNWAF, from the coding sequence ATGTCATTTGAAAAAAATCTAGATAAATATGCAAAATTAGCAGTTAAAGTTGGCGTAAATATACAAGAAGGCCAAATTTTACTTGTTAGATCTCCAATAGAATGTGCTCCTTTTGTTAGGAAAGTAATTAAGCATGCTTATGAAGCAGGTGCTAAAAACGTACATATAGAATGGTCTGATGAGGAGTGTACTTTATTAAAATATTTACATGCTCCAGATGAAACATTTAATGAATTCCCTAAATGGATATCTGACCAATATGTAGATATAGCAAAGGAAGGTGGAGCCTTCTTAACTGTTTATGCTCAAAATCCAGACTTACTTAAAGATGTTGATCCTCAAAGAGTTGCAAACTTCCAAAAAGCTTCTGGTATAGCCTTAAAAGAATGGCGTTCTTATACTTTATCAGATAAATGTAAATGGAGTATAGTTTCAATTCCAACTGAAGCTTGGGCTACTAAAGTATTCCCTAACGTATCTACTGATGAAGCTATCGATAAACTTTGGGATGCTATATTTAAATGTACTAGAGTAGATAACGAAGATCCTGTAGATGCTTGGAAAAAGCATAATGCTGATTTAAAATCAAGAATGGACTTCTTAAATAATAAAAACTTCCAAACTTTAAAATTTAAATCTTCTAAGACTGACTTAACTATGGAATTACCTGAAGGGCATATATGGTTAAGTGGTGCATCTAAAGACCCTAACGGTATCGATTTTAATGCAAATATACCAACCGAAGAAGTATTCTCTATGCCTCATAAATTTAAAGTTAATGGTATAGTTCATAGTACTAAGCCTTTAGTATACGGCGGTAATATAATAGATGACTTCTCTTTAACTTTTAAAGACGGTAAAATAGTTGATTTTACTGCTGAAAAAGGCGCTGAAACACTAGGAAAACTTATTGATACAGACGAGGGTTCTCATTATTTAGGTGAAGTTGCTTTAGTTCCATTTAGATCTCCTATATCAGATACAAATATAGTTTTCTTTAATACTTTATTTGACGAAAATGCATCTTGTCACTTTGCTATAGGCTCTGCTTATAATACTTGTATAAAAAATGGCGACGATATAAAAGATGATGATTTAGATAAATACGGAGTAAACAGTAGTTTAACTCACGTTGACTTCATGATAGGTTCTAATGATATGAACATAGTAGGTATAACTCATGAAGGTGAAGAAGTTCAAGTATTCAAAGATGGAAACTGGGCATTTTAA
- a CDS encoding DIP1984 family protein, with amino-acid sequence MKLAEALNLRADLQKRIANLRERLIKNAKVQEGDTPSEEPNMLLNELNDNIIELENIIKSINKTNSSTYIGNESISDIIAKRDTLGLKLSILRSFISESANKIERYSNKEIKILSTVNVAEQQKEIDKLSKEYRLIDTKLQGLNWTTDIIS; translated from the coding sequence ATGAAATTAGCTGAAGCTTTAAATTTAAGAGCCGATCTACAGAAAAGAATTGCAAATTTAAGAGAAAGATTGATAAAAAATGCTAAGGTTCAAGAGGGAGATACACCATCGGAAGAGCCAAATATGCTTTTAAATGAACTAAATGATAACATTATTGAACTTGAAAATATTATAAAATCAATAAATAAAACTAATAGTTCTACTTATATAGGTAATGAAAGTATTTCAGATATTATAGCTAAAAGAGATACCTTAGGATTGAAATTATCTATTTTAAGAAGCTTTATTAGTGAATCTGCTAATAAAATTGAGAGATATTCAAATAAAGAAATAAAAATTTTAAGTACAGTGAATGTAGCTGAACAACAGAAGGAAATAGATAAACTTTCAAAAGAATACAGATTAATAGATACTAAATTACAAGGATTAAATTGGACGACTGATATTATTTCTTAA
- a CDS encoding zinc ribbon domain-containing protein YjdM, translated as MENLPNCPKCNSEYTYEDGSLLVCPECAYEWSPESSNEEENVIKDVNGNVLNDGDSVTVVKDLKVKGASSSIKIGTKVKNIRLVPDAADGHDIECKIDGFGAMKLKSSVVKKA; from the coding sequence ATGGAAAACTTACCAAATTGCCCAAAATGTAATTCAGAATATACTTATGAAGATGGAAGTCTATTAGTTTGTCCAGAATGTGCATATGAATGGTCACCAGAGTCAAGCAATGAAGAAGAAAATGTTATAAAAGATGTAAACGGAAATGTATTAAATGATGGAGATTCTGTAACAGTAGTTAAAGACCTTAAAGTAAAAGGAGCATCATCGTCTATAAAAATAGGAACAAAAGTAAAAAACATACGTTTAGTTCCTGATGCAGCAGATGGACACGATATAGAATGCAAGATAGATGGATTTGGAGCTATGAAGTTAAAATCTTCAGTTGTTAAAAAAGCATAA